From a single Oceanidesulfovibrio indonesiensis genomic region:
- the amrB gene encoding AmmeMemoRadiSam system protein B, whose protein sequence is GHKLTDSLYSVTSKNYETPLGILRTDTDAVAGLAALGPPVVSPSDWPHRDEHSIEFSTLFLQRIFREQPGITIVPVLCGSAQIDPQEYSRELYMAHASRFVQALSQIIADNSRRTIVVASVDFCHIGPKFGHGQTGRSLEHEATEHDRALLDHLAAGDAAGFWAESVRVKDQFNVCGFSAMATMLEALPNVRGSLLGYAVHHEDPTLSAVSYAAMGLWGK, encoded by the coding sequence GGGCCACAAGCTCACGGACAGCCTCTACAGCGTCACTTCCAAAAACTACGAGACCCCGCTAGGCATCCTGCGAACGGATACGGACGCCGTGGCCGGACTCGCCGCTCTCGGTCCCCCTGTCGTCTCCCCATCGGACTGGCCCCATCGCGATGAGCACTCCATCGAATTTTCGACGCTTTTTCTGCAACGTATCTTCCGCGAACAGCCCGGCATCACGATAGTTCCCGTGCTTTGCGGTTCGGCGCAGATCGATCCGCAGGAGTACTCGCGCGAGTTGTACATGGCGCATGCTTCGAGATTCGTGCAAGCCCTCTCGCAGATCATCGCGGATAACAGCCGGCGCACCATTGTGGTGGCCAGCGTGGACTTCTGCCACATCGGCCCGAAGTTCGGACATGGGCAGACCGGGCGTTCGCTGGAACACGAAGCCACGGAGCACGACAGGGCGCTGCTGGACCATCTGGCTGCGGGCGACGCTGCAGGTTTCTGGGCCGAGTCCGTTCGGGTGAAGGACCAGTTCAACGTCTGCGGCTTCTCGGCCATGGCCACCATGCTTGAAGCCTTGCCCAACGTGCGAGGCTCTCTGCTCGGCTACGCCGTGCACCACGAGGACCCGACACTTTCCGCCGTGAGTTACGCGGCCATGGGGCTGTGGGGAAAGTGA